The proteins below come from a single Azospirillum thiophilum genomic window:
- a CDS encoding isoprenyl transferase, with product MRDADDNRSQKAPAHVAIIMDGNGRWAKARGLPRTAGHKKGVDAVRRTVEAARELGIGTLTIFSFSSENWRRPEEEVSDLMGLLRFYLRSEVAELHKAGIRLRVIGDRARLSDDINRLIVNAEDLTAANRVMTLVVALSYGSRLEIVQAARQLVEDVAAGRLSPGAIDEGALSARLYTADIPDPDLIIRTSGEKRISNFLLWQAAYAEFVFVDTLWPDFTKCDLEAAIEEFHRRERRFGATTAGTR from the coding sequence ATGCGCGACGCGGACGACAACCGGTCCCAGAAGGCCCCGGCACACGTCGCCATCATCATGGATGGCAACGGGCGTTGGGCAAAGGCGCGCGGCCTGCCGCGCACCGCCGGTCACAAGAAGGGCGTGGACGCCGTCCGCCGCACCGTGGAAGCGGCGCGCGAGCTTGGCATCGGCACTCTGACGATCTTCAGCTTCTCTTCGGAGAACTGGCGCCGGCCGGAGGAGGAGGTCAGCGACCTGATGGGTCTGCTGCGCTTCTACCTGCGCAGCGAGGTCGCCGAACTGCACAAGGCGGGTATCCGACTTCGGGTGATCGGTGATCGCGCCCGGCTGTCGGACGACATCAACCGCCTGATCGTCAATGCCGAGGACCTGACCGCCGCCAACCGGGTCATGACCCTGGTGGTGGCGCTCAGCTATGGTTCGCGGCTGGAAATCGTGCAGGCGGCGCGGCAGCTTGTCGAGGATGTCGCGGCAGGGCGTCTGTCGCCCGGCGCCATCGACGAGGGTGCGCTATCGGCCCGGCTCTATACGGCCGACATTCCCGACCCCGACCTGATTATTCGCACCAGTGGCGAGAAGCGGATCAGCAATTTCCTGCTGTGGCAGGCCGCTTACGCGGAGTTCGTCTTCGTGGACACCCTCTGGCCCGATTTCACCAAGTGCGACCTGGAGGCGGCTATTGAAGAGTTCCACCGACGGGAACGCCGCTTCGGCGCCACCACCGCCGGGACCCGCTGA
- the frr gene encoding ribosome recycling factor → MEGALESFRKELSGLRTGRASSNLLEPVMVEAYGSRMHLREVATVSVPEPRLISVQVWDRGMIKAVEKAIRDSGLGLNPQSEGQVIRVPLPDLTQERRAELAKVAHKYAEQARVAIRNIRRDGMDALKKAEKASEITQDEHKVQADKVQTLTDQHIKLADDALAQKEKEIMQV, encoded by the coding sequence ATGGAAGGCGCGCTCGAATCGTTTCGCAAGGAACTGAGTGGCCTGCGTACCGGCCGCGCTTCGTCCAACCTGCTTGAGCCGGTGATGGTCGAAGCCTACGGCAGCCGCATGCATCTGCGTGAGGTCGCCACGGTGTCCGTTCCGGAACCTCGCCTGATCTCCGTGCAGGTGTGGGACCGCGGCATGATCAAGGCGGTGGAGAAAGCCATCCGCGACAGTGGTCTGGGGCTCAATCCCCAGTCCGAAGGCCAGGTCATCCGCGTGCCGCTGCCCGATCTGACGCAGGAGCGCCGCGCCGAACTGGCGAAGGTCGCCCACAAATATGCCGAGCAGGCCCGCGTCGCCATCCGCAACATCCGTCGTGACGGCATGGATGCGCTGAAGAAGGCGGAGAAGGCCAGCGAGATCACCCAGGACGAGCACAAGGTCCAGGCCGACAAGGTGCAGACGTTGACCGACCAGCACATCAAGCTGGCCGACGATGCGCTTGCACAAAAAGAAAAGGAAATCATGCAGGTCTGA
- the pyrH gene encoding UMP kinase, whose product MVETTGTTASAASPRYKRVLLKVSGEALMGQRDYGLDPEMVNRIANEVKAVIALGVQVCLVIGGGNIFRGVKGAAGGMERASADYIGMLATVMNALSMQSALERMGVITRVQSAIPMSSVCEPYIRRRAVRHMEKGRVVIFAAGTGNPFFTTDTAAALRASEMGCDGLLKGTQVDGVYTADPKKDPAATRYERLTYMDVLTKDLQVMDASAIALARENHIPILVFSIHTPGAFAEVMQGRGKHTIITEERE is encoded by the coding sequence ATGGTCGAGACCACCGGGACCACCGCGTCGGCCGCGAGCCCCCGTTACAAGCGGGTTCTCCTCAAGGTGTCGGGCGAAGCGCTGATGGGTCAGCGCGACTACGGACTGGACCCCGAGATGGTCAACCGCATCGCCAATGAGGTGAAGGCGGTCATCGCGCTCGGTGTCCAGGTTTGCCTGGTCATCGGCGGGGGGAACATCTTCCGGGGTGTGAAGGGTGCGGCCGGCGGCATGGAACGTGCCTCGGCCGACTATATCGGCATGCTCGCCACTGTGATGAACGCGCTCTCGATGCAGAGCGCGCTCGAGCGGATGGGCGTCATCACCCGGGTGCAGTCGGCTATCCCCATGTCCTCGGTCTGCGAGCCCTACATCCGGCGCCGTGCAGTCCGTCACATGGAAAAGGGCAGGGTAGTGATCTTCGCCGCCGGTACCGGCAACCCCTTCTTCACCACCGACACCGCCGCCGCTCTGCGCGCGTCGGAAATGGGGTGCGACGGCCTGCTGAAGGGCACGCAGGTGGACGGCGTCTACACCGCCGATCCGAAGAAGGATCCGGCTGCGACCCGCTATGAGCGCCTCACCTACATGGATGTCCTGACCAAGGACCTGCAGGTGATGGACGCGTCGGCCATCGCGCTTGCGCGTGAGAACCACATCCCCATCCTCGTCTTCTCCATCCACACGCCCGGCGCCTTCGCAGAAGTGATGCAGGGCCGTGGCAAGCACACCATCATAACGGAAGAAAGGGAGTAG
- the tsf gene encoding translation elongation factor Ts translates to MAEITASLVKELREKTGAGMMDCKKALNETQGDLEGAVDWLRKKGLAAAAKKSGRVAAEGLVAVATAGTKGAVVEVNAETDFVARNDRFQAFAATTAELALATGGDVEALKAATYPGTSHTAQDELTSLIATVGENMNLRRSVTLSVSAGVVVSYVHSAIAPGLGKIGVLVALESTGDAAKLADLGKQIAMHIAAARPDALDIADVDTSSLERERSVLAEQARASGKPENIIEKMVEGRVRKYYEEVCLLEQTYVIDGETKVRKVVENAAKDIGAPVKVTGFTRYALGEGIEKAQSDFAAEVAAAAGVQG, encoded by the coding sequence ATGGCCGAGATTACCGCCTCGCTCGTCAAGGAACTGCGCGAGAAGACCGGCGCGGGCATGATGGACTGCAAGAAGGCGCTGAACGAGACGCAGGGCGACCTCGAGGGCGCCGTCGACTGGCTGCGCAAGAAGGGCCTTGCCGCTGCCGCCAAGAAGTCGGGCCGCGTCGCCGCCGAAGGTCTGGTCGCCGTCGCCACCGCCGGTACCAAGGGTGCCGTCGTCGAGGTGAATGCCGAGACCGACTTCGTTGCCCGCAATGACCGGTTCCAGGCGTTCGCCGCCACGACCGCCGAGCTGGCCCTGGCCACCGGTGGCGATGTCGAGGCGCTCAAGGCCGCCACCTATCCGGGCACCTCGCACACCGCCCAGGACGAGCTGACCAGCCTGATCGCCACCGTCGGCGAGAACATGAACCTGCGCCGCAGCGTCACCCTGTCGGTCTCGGCCGGCGTGGTTGTCAGCTACGTCCATTCGGCCATCGCGCCGGGCCTGGGCAAGATCGGCGTCCTGGTCGCCCTCGAGTCGACCGGCGATGCCGCCAAACTGGCCGATCTCGGCAAGCAGATCGCCATGCACATCGCCGCCGCCCGTCCGGATGCGCTCGACATCGCCGATGTCGACACCTCGTCGCTGGAGCGTGAGCGCAGCGTGCTGGCCGAACAGGCCCGTGCGTCCGGCAAGCCGGAAAACATCATCGAGAAGATGGTGGAAGGCCGCGTTCGCAAGTACTACGAGGAGGTCTGCCTGCTGGAGCAGACCTACGTGATCGACGGCGAGACCAAGGTCCGCAAGGTGGTCGAGAACGCCGCCAAGGACATCGGTGCACCGGTCAAGGTCACGGGCTTCACACGCTACGCGCTGGGCGAGGGCATCGAGAAGGCCCAGTCGGACTTCGCTGCCGAAGTCGCCGCCGCCGCCGGCGTCCAGGGCTAA
- the rpsB gene encoding 30S ribosomal protein S2 has translation MTMPTFTMRQLLEAGVHFGHHTRRWNPKMNQYIFGVRNGVHIIDLEQTVPMLHRALQAVRDVVAGGGRVLFVGTKRQAQERIAEAAAKCGQYYVNHRWLGGMLTNWKTISQSIKRLREMEERLGGDTSGLTKREVLELTRERDKLERALGGIKEMGGLPDVIFIIDTNKESIAVKEANKLGIPVIAVLDSNSDPDGVAFPIPGNDDALRAIEMYCDLTVGAVLDGLQAEMSAAGIDVGAAEDAPAEQLPEEETAETAAQA, from the coding sequence ATGACCATGCCCACCTTCACCATGCGCCAGCTGCTGGAAGCCGGTGTCCACTTCGGCCACCACACCCGCCGCTGGAACCCGAAGATGAACCAGTACATCTTCGGCGTCCGCAACGGCGTGCACATCATCGATCTCGAGCAGACCGTCCCGATGCTGCACCGCGCCCTCCAGGCCGTGCGCGACGTCGTCGCCGGCGGTGGCCGCGTCCTGTTCGTCGGCACCAAGCGCCAGGCCCAGGAGCGGATCGCCGAAGCCGCCGCCAAGTGCGGCCAGTACTACGTCAACCACCGCTGGCTCGGCGGTATGCTGACCAACTGGAAGACCATCTCCCAGTCGATCAAGCGCCTGCGCGAGATGGAAGAGCGTCTGGGCGGCGACACCTCGGGCCTGACCAAGCGCGAAGTGCTCGAGCTGACCCGTGAGCGCGATAAGCTTGAGCGTGCGCTGGGCGGCATCAAGGAGATGGGCGGCCTGCCGGACGTCATCTTCATCATCGACACCAACAAGGAGTCGATCGCGGTCAAGGAAGCCAACAAGCTGGGCATCCCGGTCATCGCGGTCCTCGACAGCAACTCCGATCCGGACGGCGTGGCCTTCCCGATTCCCGGCAATGACGACGCGCTGCGCGCCATCGAGATGTACTGCGACCTGACGGTCGGCGCCGTGCTCGACGGCCTGCAGGCCGAGATGAGCGCCGCCGGCATCGACGTCGGTGCCGCCGAGGACGCCCCGGCCGAGCAGCTGCCGGAGGAAGAGACCGCAGAGACCGCCGCCCAGGCCTGA